Proteins found in one Haloferax litoreum genomic segment:
- a CDS encoding class I SAM-dependent methyltransferase, with amino-acid sequence MNVPCVRVPRETGEATRQRLADAGLLDHEHQITVVEGHLYIPVVAVGAVPADFEVVEYESPARDTQTTPAEILGYEPSYERLGDIVILDEDDPERAREIAEAIVESDLKADTVVNRASKIKGELRVRDWDVLVGDSTETVHREYGTELHLDIDTVYFSPRLATERHRVVEQIREGEHVFDMFAGVGPFAVPAAEAGAEVVACDLNEAAIEFLRENAKRNDVADRITAVHGDVREIADDYEGWAERLIMNLPHSADEFLDTAVRLAGDECVVHLYDIQHEDDPFGPGLAAVRAAAEPEYDVEVLEEQIVRSYAPHEFNVCLDVRLTKRS; translated from the coding sequence ATGAACGTCCCCTGTGTCCGTGTTCCCCGCGAGACGGGTGAAGCGACACGCCAACGTCTCGCAGACGCCGGCCTGTTGGACCACGAACATCAGATAACGGTCGTGGAGGGACACCTCTACATTCCCGTCGTCGCTGTCGGTGCAGTCCCGGCAGATTTCGAAGTCGTCGAATACGAATCGCCGGCCCGAGACACGCAGACGACGCCCGCCGAGATTCTCGGCTACGAACCGTCGTACGAACGACTCGGTGATATCGTCATCCTCGACGAAGACGACCCGGAACGCGCCCGAGAGATTGCCGAGGCCATCGTCGAGTCCGACCTGAAGGCCGACACGGTAGTGAATCGCGCTTCGAAGATTAAAGGCGAACTCCGCGTTCGTGACTGGGACGTACTCGTCGGCGACTCGACGGAGACGGTCCACCGCGAGTACGGTACCGAACTGCACCTGGATATCGACACGGTCTACTTCTCGCCTCGTCTCGCCACGGAGCGTCACCGCGTCGTCGAGCAGATTCGCGAGGGAGAGCACGTCTTCGACATGTTCGCCGGTGTCGGCCCGTTCGCCGTCCCGGCGGCCGAGGCGGGCGCTGAAGTCGTCGCCTGCGACCTGAACGAAGCGGCCATCGAGTTCCTCCGGGAGAACGCCAAGCGAAACGACGTGGCAGACCGAATCACCGCGGTTCACGGCGACGTCCGTGAAATCGCCGACGACTACGAAGGGTGGGCCGAGCGCCTCATCATGAACCTCCCCCACAGCGCCGACGAGTTCCTCGACACCGCGGTCCGACTCGCCGGTGACGAGTGTGTCGTCCACCTCTACGACATCCAGCACGAAGACGACCCGTTCGGACCCGGCCTCGCCGCCGTCCGCGCCGCCGCCGAACCCGAGTACGACGTGGAGGTGCTCGAAGAGCAAATCGTCCGCTCGTACGCCCCCCACGAGTTCAACGTCTGTCTCGACGTTCGCCTGACGAAGCGGTCGTGA
- a CDS encoding DUF7845 domain-containing protein — protein MRGQDARTTASGLRKFLLPQAHEFSAYLKWDDSLSTYFGLVSLYKMHDFEEHGRLRAGLEHNGEEWNIEFGYADNPGLAVPGEDTDLGPYDWRLEDVPEFTIHVYPDAYESYTDAKDDNRKRAYFRVRPRWPGVYSKSGKSVPNPHDILGVDVETRGSYFEFTEYPSLLYHALDELGDRQEAFNWNSYTEINAELCHPEKLHRSSNITDAELYVRGKKGETGKVFAIDGTLHRISLILGRERSGYAKTVRDDRKCKGFYHTATICSMRASEVVGDHKLPKEFKHYHVKHPDAVEGTELENPKIGVSYQNSLHDDVLRFKDVDRLHNELEEGLLNVLKWSDMPVTPDHQKYVEDDYFKVEGEARMVKIIDNPLPRIAQQQDEEVRLFATAGNLYETDVAIVDELVTDGGNWSPAELADAIGVTLDTAYKSLKRLGDLVIREYGHVELASKHIANGLVEHIESARRTVEATLEETAEDIIRADTYGESDDPWSHWLRHWVRNRKDGEYNERLELAPQKSRSEIKRLIRSGVNAWAQVTGNNQADFAHEFEVEATDLDTSRRHVFKFIDLKNLIGTRSVVKLAR, from the coding sequence ATGCGCGGACAGGACGCCAGGACCACTGCCTCCGGGCTCAGAAAGTTCCTTCTTCCGCAGGCACACGAGTTCTCTGCTTACCTCAAGTGGGACGACTCTCTTTCGACGTACTTCGGTCTCGTCTCCCTCTACAAAATGCACGACTTCGAAGAGCACGGCCGTCTCCGTGCCGGTCTAGAACACAACGGGGAAGAGTGGAACATTGAGTTTGGTTACGCCGACAACCCCGGTCTCGCTGTTCCCGGTGAAGATACAGATCTGGGTCCGTACGATTGGCGTCTTGAGGATGTTCCTGAGTTCACCATTCACGTCTACCCAGACGCTTACGAGTCGTATACAGATGCGAAAGACGACAACCGCAAGCGTGCGTATTTCCGCGTGCGTCCACGGTGGCCCGGTGTATACTCGAAGAGTGGGAAGAGTGTACCGAACCCGCACGACATTCTCGGCGTCGACGTCGAGACTCGCGGAAGCTACTTCGAGTTCACTGAGTACCCTTCGCTCCTGTACCACGCACTCGACGAACTCGGTGACCGCCAAGAGGCGTTCAACTGGAACTCGTACACAGAAATTAACGCCGAACTCTGCCACCCAGAAAAGTTGCACCGTTCGTCGAATATCACCGACGCCGAACTCTACGTGCGCGGGAAGAAAGGAGAGACTGGCAAGGTATTCGCGATTGACGGGACGCTACACCGAATCTCGCTGATTCTCGGCCGTGAGCGGAGCGGATACGCAAAAACTGTTCGCGATGACCGCAAGTGCAAAGGATTCTACCACACTGCTACGATCTGCTCGATGCGTGCCAGCGAGGTTGTTGGCGATCACAAACTCCCCAAGGAGTTCAAGCACTACCACGTTAAGCACCCGGACGCCGTCGAAGGCACCGAACTCGAAAATCCGAAGATTGGTGTCTCTTATCAGAACTCACTGCATGACGATGTTCTCCGTTTCAAAGACGTCGACAGGCTCCACAACGAGCTCGAAGAAGGATTGCTGAACGTCCTCAAGTGGTCCGATATGCCGGTGACGCCGGACCACCAGAAGTACGTTGAGGACGATTATTTCAAAGTCGAAGGTGAGGCCAGGATGGTCAAAATCATCGACAACCCACTTCCACGTATTGCCCAACAACAAGACGAAGAGGTTCGCCTCTTCGCGACTGCAGGTAACCTCTACGAAACCGACGTTGCGATTGTCGACGAACTCGTCACCGACGGCGGGAACTGGTCTCCTGCCGAACTCGCTGATGCAATCGGCGTCACTCTCGATACTGCCTACAAGTCGCTCAAGCGACTCGGTGACCTCGTCATCCGCGAGTACGGTCACGTCGAACTCGCTTCGAAGCATATCGCGAACGGGCTGGTCGAGCATATCGAATCCGCCCGTCGCACTGTTGAAGCGACTCTCGAAGAGACCGCTGAAGATATCATCCGGGCGGATACCTACGGCGAGAGCGACGACCCGTGGTCGCATTGGCTTCGCCACTGGGTCCGAAATCGAAAAGACGGCGAGTACAACGAGCGCCTCGAACTCGCCCCACAGAAGTCTCGGTCAGAAATCAAACGCCTCATCCGCTCTGGTGTGAATGCGTGGGCGCAAGTCACCGGAAACAACCAAGCCGACTTCGCACACGAGTTTGAGGTTGAGGCTACTGACCTGGATACATCACGGAGACACGTGTTCAAATTCATCGACTTGAAGAATCTCATCGGCACCAGGAGTGTAGTCAAACTCGCCAGATAG
- a CDS encoding tyrosine-type recombinase/integrase, which translates to MSGKNLQVRSARLDAPSFREYRMLKHEARHKIPEKFRESTLFVLVSMGELGLRAGEVSHMRQSWVDVDNKVIRIPSYEQCNQGQDGGVCGYCKQQAKQALGDGSYDSYEEALADRWTPKNEESARTVPYGWSDEIVDIYDRFFYKHDGYPYCRTSINRRISRLAEASEIFDDRNDLYPHAFRGHAGKLHASNGINALQLKKFMGWGSVRGALPYIKMAAKDVQAAFTRVYE; encoded by the coding sequence ATGTCGGGGAAGAATCTACAGGTGAGAAGTGCTAGACTCGATGCACCCTCTTTTCGCGAGTACCGGATGCTAAAACATGAAGCTAGACACAAAATTCCAGAGAAGTTTAGAGAGTCAACGCTGTTCGTCCTCGTTTCCATGGGCGAGCTAGGCCTACGCGCAGGTGAAGTCTCACATATGCGCCAGAGCTGGGTCGACGTCGACAACAAGGTCATCCGGATTCCGTCCTATGAACAGTGTAACCAAGGGCAAGACGGTGGGGTCTGTGGATACTGCAAACAACAGGCGAAACAGGCACTTGGCGATGGGAGTTATGATTCGTATGAAGAGGCACTCGCCGACCGATGGACACCTAAAAACGAGGAGTCTGCACGGACAGTCCCCTACGGGTGGTCAGATGAAATTGTAGACATCTACGACCGATTCTTCTACAAGCACGACGGGTATCCGTACTGCAGAACCTCAATCAACCGCCGAATATCCCGACTTGCCGAAGCGTCGGAGATTTTTGACGACCGTAACGACCTTTACCCTCACGCATTCCGGGGGCACGCGGGGAAACTCCATGCTTCAAATGGAATCAACGCGCTTCAGCTCAAGAAATTCATGGGTTGGGGGTCAGTTCGGGGGGCACTTCCCTATATCAAGATGGCTGCAAAAGACGTTCAAGCGGCTTTCACGCGAGTTTACGAGTAA
- a CDS encoding ATP-binding protein, producing the protein MSDEKLALVNEIADSGDLIVGYTDGSGSATVSNYTDDAEVGDIVKVEETIYRSDGDRAVEVVKKGGYDRGRTIGVVEAIFDENIAVRTENGLAEINRPDETIEEGYTIAITPSQTFSQVLSEDPIEITPKPDLEVDAINLNLGSDNEDEQEQTKEKSLYKPENIEEVSFDDVIGLQDAKDRLTEAVSLPMEKPDKMAEFDLEGRFGILFYGPPGTGKTMMAKAAANEWGSSDSFFHIGGPEIVSKYYGESERQIRDVFEAAKQKAEEEDKPAVVFIDEIDSVVPRRDRADETERRIVAQFLSELDGLEDRGDIVVIGATNLIEVIDPAVRRPGRFDEEIEFSLPDAGERRSILKVHSQNMPVSSTVDFQDIAERTRGWSGADLESIVKKAGLIAVKEDRPEVHHEDFMIALERFDEQREAKRRQLKEVRQQE; encoded by the coding sequence ATGAGTGACGAGAAGCTGGCTCTCGTTAATGAAATAGCCGACAGTGGCGACCTCATTGTAGGTTATACAGATGGTTCTGGGTCAGCCACCGTATCTAATTATACGGACGATGCCGAAGTCGGTGATATCGTTAAAGTTGAAGAAACAATCTATAGAAGTGACGGTGACAGGGCGGTAGAAGTTGTCAAGAAAGGAGGCTACGACCGAGGACGAACGATTGGAGTTGTAGAAGCTATCTTCGACGAGAACATTGCCGTAAGAACGGAAAACGGACTCGCCGAAATCAACCGTCCCGATGAAACCATAGAGGAAGGATACACCATCGCAATAACACCTTCTCAAACCTTCTCTCAGGTCTTATCCGAGGACCCCATCGAAATCACGCCCAAGCCAGACCTTGAAGTAGACGCAATCAACCTGAACCTTGGATCTGACAACGAAGACGAGCAAGAACAAACCAAGGAAAAGAGCCTATACAAACCTGAAAATATCGAAGAGGTCTCATTTGACGATGTAATCGGGTTACAGGACGCAAAAGACCGGCTTACAGAGGCAGTGAGCCTTCCAATGGAAAAACCCGACAAGATGGCTGAATTCGATCTTGAAGGCCGGTTCGGAATTCTATTCTACGGGCCACCAGGCACAGGAAAGACCATGATGGCAAAAGCAGCTGCCAACGAATGGGGATCTTCCGACTCATTCTTCCATATCGGCGGACCAGAAATAGTGAGCAAATACTATGGAGAGAGCGAACGCCAGATCCGAGATGTTTTCGAAGCCGCTAAACAGAAGGCAGAGGAGGAAGACAAACCGGCAGTAGTATTCATCGACGAGATTGACAGCGTCGTACCACGCCGGGATCGGGCCGATGAGACGGAACGTCGGATCGTTGCACAGTTTCTGAGTGAGCTAGACGGGTTAGAGGATCGAGGAGACATCGTAGTGATTGGTGCAACCAACTTGATTGAGGTTATTGATCCAGCGGTGCGACGACCAGGGCGATTTGACGAAGAGATTGAATTTAGCTTGCCTGACGCCGGAGAACGAAGAAGTATTCTGAAAGTCCACTCACAGAATATGCCAGTTTCCTCCACTGTGGATTTCCAGGATATCGCGGAGCGGACTCGTGGATGGTCGGGTGCCGACCTCGAATCCATAGTAAAGAAAGCCGGACTCATAGCGGTCAAGGAAGACAGGCCTGAAGTTCATCACGAGGACTTCATGATCGCTCTCGAAAGGTTCGATGAGCAAAGAGAGGCCAAACGCAGGCAATTAAAAGAGGTGAGGCAGCAGGAATGA
- a CDS encoding DUF6414 family protein, with protein MTRLKIRQKLYIVVTRLQRWLANNQFDDLREFVYLDEISVRSLLASTGEGGIVSETVNEEMRRRRSGSSAGGSVSAGASVNAKVSEESEHQRTTVETRNYDLIQSKFTRLYKSDVVEKKLSLDRIPKEDESVDDPFSGLATSELTRGDVAELRVNISANLLFRLYRTIDYFADAFEDQIDSDTEEMLELIGSSLGNRIPVVGKAVDYEVVDEGDGQTIKRSTEIDDDEEAQGLEVVTLLNLDSLWVDPIQTLFNNDRFVIYCRVEDVDIDRWYPLKVTRAINSLSEPAAENLNREFERGLQDVRNQLSEIQNFTDWSTDSAARWSRDIQQYTESLEEEYDQDVSDDEQEQLIVEALGTVDIGEEVSQTAKRKRILNAYTDAFIKMFDLNPIGDEKRQQLRSDASATGGAGDQEDASDESSNVFRIEAKTVAMYW; from the coding sequence ATGACCCGTCTAAAAATCCGTCAAAAGCTGTATATAGTTGTCACACGGCTACAGCGATGGCTTGCTAATAACCAGTTTGACGATCTCCGAGAATTCGTTTATCTTGACGAAATCAGTGTTAGAAGCCTGCTGGCTTCAACCGGAGAGGGAGGTATTGTTTCTGAGACGGTCAATGAGGAGATGCGAAGGCGGCGTTCTGGGTCTAGTGCAGGTGGTTCAGTATCTGCTGGGGCCTCTGTCAATGCAAAGGTTTCAGAAGAAAGTGAGCACCAAAGGACGACAGTTGAGACTCGGAACTACGACTTGATTCAGTCAAAGTTTACGAGGCTGTACAAGAGCGATGTAGTAGAGAAGAAGCTGTCACTGGATCGGATACCGAAAGAAGATGAATCTGTAGACGACCCGTTTTCAGGTCTTGCAACATCCGAGTTGACTCGTGGTGATGTAGCCGAGCTTCGAGTGAACATTTCTGCGAATCTCTTATTCAGACTCTATCGGACTATTGATTACTTCGCTGACGCATTCGAAGATCAAATTGATTCAGATACCGAAGAAATGCTGGAGCTAATCGGCAGCAGTCTCGGTAATCGTATTCCGGTTGTTGGCAAGGCTGTTGACTACGAAGTCGTTGACGAAGGCGACGGGCAGACGATCAAACGCAGTACTGAAATTGATGACGACGAGGAAGCGCAGGGTTTGGAGGTTGTTACACTGCTTAATTTGGATAGTCTGTGGGTTGACCCGATACAGACCTTATTCAACAATGATCGGTTCGTGATTTACTGTAGGGTGGAAGATGTAGACATTGATCGTTGGTATCCGTTGAAGGTGACTCGTGCGATTAACAGTCTCTCAGAGCCGGCTGCGGAGAATTTGAACCGGGAGTTCGAACGAGGACTGCAAGATGTAAGGAACCAGTTATCTGAGATTCAGAATTTCACCGACTGGTCTACTGATTCAGCTGCAAGGTGGAGCCGAGATATTCAGCAGTACACTGAATCTTTGGAAGAGGAGTACGATCAAGATGTTTCTGATGATGAACAGGAACAGTTGATTGTAGAGGCTTTGGGAACCGTTGATATTGGCGAGGAGGTTAGCCAAACGGCAAAACGAAAGAGAATTCTTAACGCGTATACAGATGCGTTCATCAAGATGTTTGATCTAAATCCTATCGGTGATGAGAAGCGTCAACAGTTACGGTCAGACGCTTCAGCAACTGGCGGAGCTGGTGATCAGGAAGATGCATCAGACGAGAGTAGCAATGTATTCCGAATTGAAGCGAAAACCGTAGCAATGTACTGGTGA
- a CDS encoding RNA polymerase sigma factor region1.1 domain-containing protein, translating to MRIRDTEARKARFDELMMASPENTKSKAIDRAVEFYIAMAGAHRDGQLEQLLARAKEQGSVTPEEIAEVLDTDYLPVRAETAYSVGEE from the coding sequence ATGAGAATCAGGGATACTGAGGCGCGGAAGGCACGGTTCGACGAACTAATGATGGCTTCGCCGGAGAACACTAAGTCGAAGGCCATCGACCGGGCAGTGGAGTTCTACATTGCGATGGCCGGGGCACACCGAGACGGCCAGCTCGAGCAACTTCTTGCACGGGCGAAGGAACAGGGGAGTGTGACGCCCGAGGAGATTGCCGAAGTTCTCGACACAGATTATCTCCCCGTGCGTGCGGAGACGGCATACTCGGTTGGCGAAGAATAG
- a CDS encoding winged helix-turn-helix domain-containing protein has product MQTNILIHSSHQAVSMEDIDLNPTDRAILSMLREGRCSPAYIASEQNYSRQNVTNRLGRLVEHGYVRKLHAGLYELTKDPEEE; this is encoded by the coding sequence ATGCAGACGAACATACTGATACACTCGTCGCATCAAGCGGTGAGCATGGAGGATATTGATCTGAACCCCACAGACCGTGCGATACTGTCGATGCTGCGAGAGGGCCGCTGCAGTCCTGCGTACATTGCGAGCGAGCAGAACTACAGCCGACAGAATGTAACCAATCGTCTTGGCCGCCTTGTTGAGCATGGATACGTCCGAAAGTTGCACGCCGGGTTGTACGAACTAACCAAAGACCCGGAGGAGGAGTAG